In Vibrio alginolyticus NBRC 15630 = ATCC 17749, one genomic interval encodes:
- a CDS encoding UTRA domain-containing protein has translation MRATGTGQFGTQLGKIRSSLKQQILSGIMSEGQKLPSERELSELFSTTRITIKDALVSLETEGLIYREERRGWYVSPERICYNPLSRSHFHQMIREQHRIAETKLLNVRSEMAAGEYAKSLEVELITPIYVIERLRFIDGRAVLFVENVLKAALFEGILSENLTMSLTGIYREKYGYETKRSRFDVIPTSAPAHVAKALNLVEGQPVLKIRRVNYKQDGHLMDCEFEYWRPDAVMIRIDSVG, from the coding sequence ATGAGAGCGACAGGCACCGGACAATTTGGTACCCAATTAGGAAAAATTAGAAGCAGCTTAAAACAGCAGATTCTTTCCGGCATCATGTCGGAAGGACAAAAACTGCCGTCAGAGAGAGAGCTCAGTGAGCTGTTTTCTACAACTCGAATCACTATCAAAGATGCGTTGGTGTCTTTAGAAACTGAAGGTCTTATTTATCGAGAAGAGCGCCGGGGTTGGTATGTATCTCCTGAGCGTATCTGTTACAACCCGTTGTCTCGTTCTCACTTCCATCAGATGATTCGAGAGCAGCATCGTATTGCAGAAACTAAGTTACTCAACGTGCGAAGTGAAATGGCCGCAGGTGAGTATGCCAAATCGTTAGAGGTGGAGCTAATTACCCCAATTTATGTAATTGAACGGTTACGTTTTATTGATGGGCGAGCGGTATTGTTTGTTGAGAACGTGCTCAAAGCGGCACTGTTTGAGGGTATATTGTCTGAGAACCTCACCATGTCCCTGACGGGCATTTATCGTGAGAAGTATGGTTACGAGACAAAGCGCTCTCGTTTTGATGTGATTCCCACGTCAGCTCCTGCTCATGTCGCTAAGGCGTTGAACCTAGTTGAAGGACAACCCGTTCTGAAAATTCGGCGGGTAAACTACAAACAAGATGGGCATTTAATGGACTGCGAATTCGAGTATTGGCGTCCAGACGCAGTGATGATTCGCATTGATAGCGTAGGATAA
- a CDS encoding ABC transporter permease, translated as MNNVNTRFHKTVVYSIVGIMLIPILATFVYSLSSRWGATVLPDGFTFDWYVKLLTDPRFLQAFGRSLFICIASLTLSVILVLPAIFVVFYYFPRLDKLMNVLILLPFAVPPVVSSVGLLQLYADSEISLIGTPWILVGTYFTIALPFMYRAISNSFEAINLNDLMDAAHLLGASTTKAFLMVILPNLKKGLMASLFLSFSFLLGEFVFANILVGTRYETLQIYLYNMRQTSGHFTSALVMTYFLFIFLLTWLASRFSRGVKQ; from the coding sequence ATGAACAACGTTAATACTCGATTCCATAAAACGGTGGTTTATTCCATTGTTGGGATCATGCTCATCCCGATTTTAGCGACCTTTGTCTATTCGCTTTCATCACGCTGGGGCGCCACGGTGCTTCCAGATGGTTTCACTTTTGATTGGTACGTTAAATTGCTGACCGACCCACGCTTTTTGCAAGCGTTTGGGCGTTCGCTGTTTATTTGTATTGCTTCGCTAACCCTCAGTGTGATTCTAGTTCTGCCAGCGATATTCGTGGTGTTTTACTACTTTCCAAGGCTCGATAAGCTCATGAACGTATTGATTTTGCTACCATTCGCTGTACCACCAGTGGTGTCCTCCGTCGGCTTGCTTCAACTTTATGCTGACAGTGAAATCTCCCTTATCGGTACTCCTTGGATTCTAGTAGGTACTTACTTCACCATCGCGTTACCGTTCATGTATCGTGCGATTTCTAATAGCTTCGAAGCAATTAACCTTAACGATTTAATGGACGCTGCACACTTGCTAGGAGCAAGCACAACCAAAGCGTTTTTGATGGTCATTTTACCTAACCTCAAAAAAGGACTGATGGCATCGCTTTTCCTTTCATTTTCATTTCTATTGGGAGAGTTTGTGTTCGCCAATATTTTAGTCGGCACACGTTATGAAACCCTGCAAATCTACTTGTATAACATGCGTCAGACGAGCGGCCACTTTACGTCTGCCTTAGTGATGACCTACTTCCTATTTATTTTTTTACTGACTTGGTTGGCAAGTCGTTTCAGCCGAGGAGTCAAACAATGA
- a CDS encoding alkaline phosphatase family protein, with product MSNKVILVVLDGLNYQVARDCMGYLNGLLEQRRSQQETRATLYPVQCELPSMSRPLYECILTGVRPVESGIVNNNIVRLSKHDSIFSLAKAQGKVTAAAAYHWVSELYNRAPFEPVRDRFTHDETLNIQHGCFYHWDHYPDEALFLDAEYLRRNYQPDFLLIHPMNIDDTGHKFGLDSRQYRNCVRGADIILSNYIDQWLADGYQIIVTSDHGMNNDLSHGGILPEEREVPLFVIGDKFTHQDCHIKQTDICGTVCQLLNLDHTKPYTQELLAL from the coding sequence ATGAGCAATAAGGTCATCCTTGTTGTTCTAGATGGACTGAACTATCAGGTAGCCCGTGATTGCATGGGCTACCTCAATGGTCTTCTAGAACAACGTCGTTCCCAACAAGAAACTCGCGCAACGCTTTATCCTGTGCAGTGTGAGCTGCCCTCTATGTCTCGCCCACTTTATGAGTGCATTTTAACGGGCGTTCGCCCTGTAGAAAGCGGCATCGTAAACAACAATATCGTTCGTCTATCCAAACACGATTCCATTTTCAGTTTGGCAAAAGCCCAAGGAAAAGTGACCGCTGCGGCTGCCTACCACTGGGTAAGTGAGCTTTATAATCGCGCGCCATTTGAACCTGTTCGCGATCGTTTCACGCATGATGAAACCCTGAATATCCAGCACGGCTGCTTTTACCATTGGGATCATTATCCTGATGAAGCCTTGTTCCTGGACGCAGAGTATTTACGTCGAAACTATCAACCTGATTTCTTATTGATCCATCCGATGAATATCGACGATACAGGACATAAGTTTGGCCTAGACTCTCGCCAATACCGCAATTGTGTGCGAGGTGCAGACATTATTCTTTCCAACTACATCGATCAATGGCTTGCTGATGGGTATCAAATCATTGTGACCAGCGATCATGGCATGAACAACGATCTTTCTCACGGTGGGATTTTACCTGAAGAGCGAGAAGTTCCCCTGTTTGTCATTGGTGATAAGTTTACCCATCAAGATTGTCATATTAAGCAAACTGATATTTGTGGCACCGTTTGTCAATTGCTAAACCTTGACCACACGAAGCCATACACTCAGGAATTGTTAGCACTATGA
- a CDS encoding ABC transporter substrate-binding protein: MKTLLSRSITAPAAIIAVTLATPTVAKEADIESLVAAAQKEGAVYSVGMPDSWANWKDTWADLKSNYNLKHQDTDMSSAQEIAKFEAEKKNATADIGDVGFAFARVAVKKGVTQPYKPTTWNDIPDWAKDEDGHWALAYTGTISFISNNNLVKDAPKTWDDLLKGDYKVTVGDVGVAAQANNAVLAAAFANGGDESNLKPALKFFSELAKQGRLSFTDPNIANLEKGEVEVAIMWDFNALNYRDKIDRDRFTVSIPQDGSVISGYTTIINKYAKNPNAAKLAREYIFSDQGQINLAEGYARPIRTNITLPQAVQDKLIANDQYSNVHPVTDFSAWEKSARKLPRQWQESVLIHQQ; the protein is encoded by the coding sequence ATGAAAACTTTGCTAAGTCGTTCAATTACCGCACCAGCGGCAATCATTGCGGTAACGCTCGCTACGCCAACAGTAGCGAAAGAAGCCGATATTGAATCTTTGGTAGCAGCAGCACAAAAAGAAGGGGCGGTTTACAGTGTGGGTATGCCTGACAGTTGGGCAAACTGGAAAGACACTTGGGCTGATTTAAAGTCAAATTACAACCTTAAGCACCAAGACACGGATATGAGCTCGGCTCAAGAAATCGCAAAATTCGAAGCTGAGAAGAAAAACGCGACCGCAGACATTGGTGACGTAGGCTTTGCCTTCGCACGTGTAGCGGTTAAAAAAGGCGTCACTCAGCCATATAAACCAACAACTTGGAATGACATCCCAGATTGGGCAAAAGACGAAGATGGTCATTGGGCACTTGCCTACACTGGCACTATTTCTTTTATCTCCAACAATAACCTCGTAAAAGACGCGCCAAAAACGTGGGATGACCTATTAAAAGGCGACTACAAAGTGACCGTAGGTGACGTAGGCGTAGCAGCACAGGCAAACAACGCGGTTCTCGCCGCAGCGTTCGCCAACGGTGGGGACGAATCCAACCTCAAGCCTGCGCTCAAATTCTTTTCAGAACTCGCGAAGCAAGGTCGTCTTTCATTTACCGATCCGAACATCGCCAACCTAGAAAAAGGCGAAGTTGAAGTGGCGATCATGTGGGACTTCAATGCATTGAACTACCGCGACAAAATTGACCGCGACCGCTTTACAGTGAGCATTCCTCAAGATGGCTCTGTGATTTCTGGTTATACAACCATAATCAATAAATACGCGAAGAACCCTAATGCAGCAAAGCTTGCTCGTGAATACATCTTCAGCGATCAAGGGCAAATCAACTTAGCAGAAGGTTATGCGCGTCCAATCCGCACCAACATCACACTGCCTCAAGCAGTGCAAGACAAGCTAATTGCTAATGACCAATACAGCAATGTTCACCCAGTGACTGACTTCTCAGCTTGGGAAAAGTCCGCACGTAAGCTGCCACGTCAATGGCAAGAAAGTGTCTTAATCCACCAGCAATAA
- a CDS encoding ABC transporter permease: MSSSVLSPSSSESRSNLASTWLKRFKPAIWLAPFALFFYLFQLAPMIWVLLNSFIYDGEFAFDNYIEVLDSAFMMQAFGNSLWLAVWSSIFGLAIATLLVSSLRRVDSKVRDGVIAFTNMSSNFAGVPLSFAFIIILGTNGAITLLLKQYGLLGDFDLYGKWGLLAIYIYFQIPLAVLLLYPAFDALSDDWQAAAALLGAKTSQYWAKIALPVLSPALFGTFIILIANAIGAYASVYALTSGNYNVITIRIASLVSGDLFLEPNLAAAISVILMALLAFITVINQWLISKSYAGRK; the protein is encoded by the coding sequence ATGAGCAGTTCAGTCCTCTCCCCAAGCTCCAGCGAATCACGTTCAAATTTGGCAAGTACTTGGTTAAAGCGCTTTAAGCCAGCCATTTGGTTGGCGCCTTTCGCACTGTTTTTCTATCTATTTCAACTCGCACCGATGATTTGGGTACTGTTAAACAGCTTTATCTACGATGGCGAGTTTGCCTTCGATAACTACATTGAAGTGCTCGACTCCGCCTTTATGATGCAGGCGTTTGGCAACAGTTTGTGGTTAGCTGTATGGTCGAGCATTTTTGGCTTAGCCATTGCGACTCTGTTGGTCTCTTCTCTGCGCAGAGTCGATTCTAAAGTCCGCGACGGTGTGATTGCGTTTACGAACATGAGCAGCAACTTTGCAGGCGTACCTCTGTCATTCGCTTTTATTATTATTTTGGGCACCAATGGGGCGATTACCCTTTTGCTCAAGCAGTATGGCTTACTCGGTGATTTCGACCTTTATGGTAAATGGGGCCTGCTGGCCATTTACATCTACTTCCAAATCCCGCTGGCGGTATTGTTGCTCTACCCTGCGTTCGACGCGTTGAGTGATGATTGGCAAGCTGCTGCTGCGCTACTGGGAGCCAAAACATCACAGTATTGGGCGAAAATCGCGCTGCCAGTGCTCTCACCAGCCTTATTCGGTACCTTTATTATCTTAATAGCCAACGCAATTGGCGCTTATGCGAGTGTTTATGCGCTGACCTCCGGTAACTATAACGTCATCACAATTAGAATTGCGAGTCTGGTATCGGGAGACCTGTTCCTTGAACCTAATCTCGCCGCTGCAATTTCGGTGATTCTAATGGCGTTACTTGCCTTTATCACAGTGATTAACCAATGGCTCATTTCGAAAAGCTATGCAGGTAGGAAGTAG
- a CDS encoding BCCT family transporter has translation MSNMTNAASHTAPIQDADYSAIHPPSLLKRLELTNPVFWLSGSFLTLFVLLALTNTDFLTAMVNTGFGFATKYFGAYWQVLLLLNFLIGLALAFGRTGYVRLGGLAKPDIDNFKWLSIVLCTLLAGGGVFWAAAEPIAHFVTAPPLYGEASPKTAAINALSQSFMHWGFLAWAILGGLSSIVLMHLHYDKGLPLKPRTLLYPVFGDKAIKGWIGDVADACSIIAVAAGTIGPIGFLGLQISYALNSLFGLPDTFVTQSMVIMAAILMYTLSALSGLSKGIQIVSRYNIILSVLLIGYILFFGPTSFIVDGYVQGVGRMVDNFFPMALYRGDTGWLSWWTVFFWGWFIGYGPMMAIFIARISRGRTIRQLIMSISIAAPLITCFWFSIVGGSGLAFELDNPGLISSAFEGFNLPAALLAITGELPYPMIISVLFLILTTTFIVTTGDSMTYTISVVMTGSTEPNAVIRSFWGLIMGIVAIALISMGSGGISALQSFIVITAVPVSFILLPSIWKAPGIASRMAKEQGLV, from the coding sequence ATGTCAAATATGACGAATGCCGCCTCCCACACAGCGCCTATTCAGGATGCTGACTATTCTGCTATTCATCCCCCATCTTTACTCAAGCGCCTCGAACTCACCAATCCTGTCTTTTGGTTAAGTGGTAGCTTCCTCACTCTATTCGTTTTACTTGCTCTAACGAATACCGACTTTCTAACCGCAATGGTTAACACCGGCTTCGGCTTTGCTACTAAATATTTCGGAGCTTACTGGCAAGTACTGCTTCTTCTGAATTTCCTAATTGGTTTGGCTCTTGCGTTTGGTCGCACTGGTTATGTGCGCCTAGGTGGTCTAGCGAAACCTGATATTGATAACTTTAAGTGGTTGTCAATCGTACTCTGTACTCTACTTGCAGGTGGTGGTGTGTTCTGGGCCGCAGCTGAGCCTATCGCGCACTTTGTGACTGCTCCGCCTCTATACGGGGAAGCCTCACCGAAAACTGCCGCAATCAATGCCCTATCTCAGTCTTTTATGCACTGGGGCTTCTTAGCTTGGGCGATCCTTGGTGGTCTATCTTCCATTGTCTTAATGCACTTGCATTACGATAAAGGCCTGCCTCTTAAGCCGCGTACTCTGCTTTACCCTGTGTTTGGTGATAAAGCCATTAAAGGCTGGATTGGTGATGTTGCTGACGCATGTAGCATCATTGCAGTAGCAGCAGGAACCATCGGTCCTATCGGCTTCTTAGGTTTACAAATTAGCTACGCGCTAAACTCATTGTTTGGCCTGCCAGATACGTTCGTAACGCAAAGTATGGTTATTATGGCGGCGATCCTGATGTATACCCTTTCCGCACTGAGCGGTTTGAGCAAGGGTATTCAAATCGTCAGTCGTTACAACATCATTTTGTCTGTACTATTAATTGGTTACATCCTGTTCTTCGGGCCGACAAGCTTTATCGTTGATGGCTACGTGCAAGGCGTTGGTCGTATGGTGGATAACTTCTTCCCTATGGCACTTTACCGTGGTGATACAGGCTGGCTAAGTTGGTGGACAGTATTCTTCTGGGGTTGGTTTATCGGTTATGGCCCAATGATGGCGATCTTTATTGCTCGTATCTCTCGTGGTCGTACAATTCGCCAATTAATCATGTCTATTAGCATCGCGGCACCGCTGATTACTTGCTTCTGGTTTAGTATCGTTGGTGGCAGTGGCCTTGCGTTTGAACTTGATAACCCTGGTTTGATTTCATCTGCGTTTGAAGGCTTTAACTTGCCTGCAGCACTGCTAGCGATTACTGGTGAATTACCTTACCCAATGATCATTTCGGTTCTGTTCCTGATCTTAACGACAACATTTATCGTGACGACGGGTGACTCGATGACTTACACAATCAGTGTAGTGATGACGGGCTCAACAGAACCAAACGCAGTGATTCGCTCGTTCTGGGGTCTGATTATGGGTATTGTCGCTATTGCGCTCATCTCAATGGGCTCTGGTGGTATTTCTGCATTGCAGTCTTTCATTGTGATTACCGCCGTGCCTGTGTCTTTCATTTTGCTGCCAAGCATTTGGAAAGCACCCGGCATTGCAAGCAGAATGGCGAAAGAGCAAGGCCTCGTTTAA
- a CDS encoding beta-mannosidase, whose protein sequence is MAHFELNGQWMLTSPQRPNLEIPMFIPGDNVSALLQAEQIPDPYFADNENKVRWIEECEWHISREFDVDAFTLSAKQIWMTLTRVDTLATFYVNGELALTCSNMFTQQRVDIKPHLKQGTNTIRVEFARVDLEGIARAKKLPFPIPSAMGNNQIPHMNLIRKTQCHSGWDWGICLMVSGIYDPIQIDIVNELWLKGFSTEQQWQADGSVFLDVVVEVETDSQRHEMMVEFNGERQCIQTKGSGHYHCQFHILEPQRWGPSGYGEAYLYPITIYCREQKLTHNIGLRQLTLNNQADEHGSAMEFIVNGVPINAKGANWIPIDAMPGRECETRYRNLLQSAVDANMNMIRVWGGGQYETETFYNLCDELGLLVWQDMMFACSLYPSNDEFLKEVEEELRFQIPRLKEHPSIALWCGDNEVIGAIGWYDESKRSKVKYTVNYDRLNRMIEKEITEQDSTRRFWPSSPCNGELDFGDAWHDDSKGDMHFWDVWHSGKSFSAYVDVNPRFCSEFGFQSWPSFAEVKRFVPEQDWNITSPTFEQHQKNPRGNSIITEMFTRYFRFPSGFENMLYLSQVQQAIAIKTACDHWRAISPVCRGMLYWQLNDNWPVSSWSSLEYSGRWKQLHYHAKRFFAPQYLVFSEHTGELSLHLLNDAKESASVNALLKWLDWQGEEKQCWSLEQTVIADSNTILWQLDELIEKDELTSGFFYVEAQIGEDRISNTWFSTHELKTLPIAKANIDVSIEGRRITLIADKPAFFVHLESDADGRFSDSSFTLLAKVPMTVEYLGDHVSGMQQSLRVYHLND, encoded by the coding sequence ATGGCTCACTTCGAACTTAACGGGCAGTGGATGCTTACCTCGCCACAGCGTCCCAATCTTGAAATTCCAATGTTTATTCCGGGCGATAATGTGTCGGCGCTTTTACAAGCAGAGCAGATTCCAGATCCTTATTTTGCCGATAATGAAAACAAAGTTCGATGGATTGAAGAGTGTGAGTGGCATATCTCACGTGAGTTTGACGTCGACGCGTTTACGTTGTCTGCCAAGCAAATTTGGATGACGCTAACTCGTGTCGATACCTTGGCAACCTTCTATGTTAATGGTGAGTTAGCACTAACTTGCAGCAACATGTTTACCCAGCAACGTGTGGATATTAAACCGCATTTAAAGCAAGGTACTAACACGATTCGGGTTGAGTTTGCTCGGGTGGATTTAGAAGGTATCGCAAGAGCAAAAAAACTGCCATTTCCTATTCCATCGGCAATGGGCAACAACCAAATTCCACACATGAACTTGATCCGCAAAACACAATGCCATTCCGGATGGGACTGGGGCATTTGCTTGATGGTATCGGGTATTTACGACCCCATTCAAATCGACATTGTGAATGAGCTTTGGCTCAAAGGCTTCTCGACAGAGCAGCAATGGCAAGCCGATGGGAGTGTGTTTCTTGATGTAGTAGTTGAAGTGGAAACGGACAGTCAACGCCATGAAATGATGGTTGAATTTAATGGTGAGCGTCAATGTATTCAAACAAAAGGAAGTGGTCACTATCATTGCCAGTTCCACATTTTGGAGCCTCAACGCTGGGGGCCATCGGGTTATGGCGAAGCGTATCTCTATCCCATTACCATTTATTGCAGAGAGCAAAAGTTAACGCACAACATTGGTTTGCGTCAGTTAACTCTAAATAATCAAGCTGATGAGCACGGCTCTGCAATGGAATTTATCGTCAATGGCGTACCGATTAATGCTAAAGGTGCCAACTGGATCCCTATTGACGCAATGCCGGGGCGAGAGTGCGAAACACGTTATCGCAACCTTTTGCAAAGTGCGGTTGATGCCAACATGAACATGATTCGCGTATGGGGCGGTGGTCAGTACGAGACTGAAACCTTTTATAACCTTTGTGATGAACTTGGCTTGTTGGTGTGGCAAGACATGATGTTCGCCTGCTCGTTGTACCCATCAAACGACGAGTTTTTAAAAGAGGTAGAAGAAGAACTTAGATTCCAAATCCCGAGGCTCAAGGAGCACCCATCAATCGCACTTTGGTGTGGTGACAATGAAGTGATTGGAGCTATTGGTTGGTATGACGAATCTAAGCGCAGCAAAGTCAAATACACGGTAAACTACGATCGCCTCAACCGCATGATTGAGAAGGAGATTACCGAGCAAGATAGCACTCGCCGTTTCTGGCCAAGTTCCCCATGTAATGGTGAACTGGATTTCGGTGATGCGTGGCATGATGATAGTAAAGGCGATATGCACTTTTGGGACGTTTGGCATTCAGGAAAATCATTCAGTGCCTACGTTGACGTGAATCCTCGTTTTTGCTCTGAGTTTGGTTTTCAATCTTGGCCATCTTTTGCTGAAGTTAAGCGGTTTGTCCCTGAGCAAGACTGGAATATTACATCCCCAACTTTCGAACAACATCAGAAGAACCCTCGTGGTAATAGTATTATTACAGAGATGTTCACGCGCTATTTTCGTTTTCCCTCTGGATTTGAGAACATGCTGTATTTAAGTCAAGTTCAGCAGGCAATCGCGATCAAAACTGCATGCGATCATTGGCGTGCCATTTCTCCAGTTTGTCGCGGCATGCTGTACTGGCAACTCAACGACAATTGGCCTGTCAGTTCTTGGTCTAGTTTGGAATACAGTGGTAGATGGAAGCAGTTGCACTACCATGCAAAACGCTTTTTTGCGCCGCAGTATTTGGTATTTTCCGAGCATACAGGCGAGTTGAGCCTACATTTGCTCAATGATGCGAAAGAGTCCGCAAGCGTCAACGCATTGCTCAAGTGGTTAGATTGGCAAGGGGAAGAAAAGCAATGTTGGAGCTTAGAACAAACAGTCATAGCAGACAGCAATACGATTTTGTGGCAGTTGGATGAATTGATCGAGAAGGATGAACTTACGTCAGGCTTCTTCTATGTTGAAGCGCAAATCGGTGAAGACAGAATAAGCAACACATGGTTTAGTACTCACGAGCTAAAAACCTTGCCGATAGCGAAAGCCAATATAGATGTCTCTATTGAAGGGAGGCGAATTACATTGATTGCGGATAAGCCTGCGTTTTTTGTTCATTTGGAGAGTGATGCTGATGGAAGGTTCAGTGACTCCAGTTTTACTCTGTTGGCCAAGGTTCCAATGACGGTTGAGTATTTAGGTGATCATGTTTCAGGTATGCAGCAGTCGTTGAGGGTATACCACCTTAATGATTAA
- a CDS encoding ABC transporter ATP-binding protein: MSYVTAKNLTKRFGDNTVFEDIHFNIEQGEFITLLGPSGCGKSTLLRSLAGLNPVDGGEIWVNGEDITHQVPQERGIGMVFQSYALFPNMTVEGNIAFGLKMKKLANDDIRREVAKVIKLVDLAGKEKHYPHQLSGGQRQRVALARALVVKPRILLLDEPLSALDAKIRKHLRQQIRDIQKEMNLTTIFVTHDQEEAMIMSDRIFLMSKGEIVQAGTPEEIYTHPANEFVAGFMGHYNLVEANKAKQLFNIDTEWKVAIRPESIYVKEQGRQYDSHISAPQVGTITNHQLLGNVIRYQVNVEECELTVDLLNRSSERLLANGSQLELLFNLNEIQPVRA, encoded by the coding sequence ATGAGCTACGTAACAGCGAAAAATCTAACTAAACGTTTTGGTGATAACACCGTATTTGAGGATATTCACTTTAACATCGAGCAAGGTGAATTCATTACGCTTTTGGGCCCTAGCGGTTGTGGTAAATCGACACTACTTCGCAGCCTTGCTGGGCTTAACCCTGTCGATGGAGGCGAGATTTGGGTAAACGGAGAAGATATCACGCATCAAGTCCCGCAAGAGCGTGGTATTGGGATGGTCTTTCAATCGTATGCGCTGTTTCCCAATATGACCGTCGAAGGCAACATTGCATTTGGCTTAAAAATGAAAAAGCTTGCGAATGATGATATTCGACGTGAAGTGGCTAAAGTCATCAAACTGGTGGATCTGGCAGGTAAAGAAAAACACTATCCGCATCAACTTTCTGGCGGTCAGCGCCAGCGTGTCGCACTCGCTCGAGCGTTGGTGGTGAAACCTCGCATATTATTGCTTGATGAGCCACTTTCTGCGCTTGATGCCAAAATACGCAAACACCTTCGTCAGCAAATCCGAGACATTCAGAAAGAGATGAATCTCACCACTATCTTCGTAACTCATGACCAAGAAGAGGCGATGATTATGTCTGATCGTATCTTCCTAATGAGTAAAGGGGAAATTGTTCAAGCAGGAACACCTGAAGAAATTTATACTCATCCTGCTAACGAGTTTGTGGCCGGTTTCATGGGGCACTACAACCTTGTAGAGGCCAATAAAGCCAAGCAACTCTTCAACATTGATACCGAATGGAAAGTAGCGATTCGCCCAGAGTCTATATATGTAAAAGAGCAAGGTCGTCAATATGATAGCCACATCTCAGCGCCACAAGTAGGTACGATCACCAACCACCAGCTTCTAGGTAATGTTATTCGCTATCAAGTGAACGTTGAAGAGTGTGAGCTCACTGTTGACTTGCTTAACCGCTCTTCAGAACGCTTACTAGCGAATGGCAGCCAACTAGAGCTACTCTTTAACCTAAACGAAATTCAACCAGTGAGAGCCTAA
- a CDS encoding TetR/AcrR family transcriptional regulator has translation MTEAHRRAGRPTDNIDAREKLIFHARELFTIMAYDKVSTRLVAQKAGVNVAMIRYYFGNKEGLFETMLRETLSPMQKQMQTLVSNSNEQNFLDLMRTYYREMIKVPQFPRLVAQVMNMPPSETQRKLLEKVFADISKPMQGVIFDKLIDSGVLRKDADPQLCRVSYISLMVFPFMAPPALLAIHGIELSEAFLNRLFEHNIQLMKHGFLDSGDQYEDK, from the coding sequence GTGACGGAAGCGCATCGAAGGGCGGGAAGACCCACAGATAATATCGACGCAAGGGAAAAACTGATTTTCCACGCGCGCGAACTCTTCACCATTATGGCTTATGACAAGGTCTCTACTCGCCTAGTCGCGCAGAAAGCAGGCGTGAACGTGGCGATGATTCGTTACTACTTTGGCAACAAAGAAGGCTTGTTCGAGACCATGTTGCGCGAAACACTGTCACCGATGCAAAAGCAGATGCAGACGTTGGTATCCAACAGTAACGAGCAAAACTTTCTCGATCTAATGCGCACCTACTACCGCGAAATGATCAAGGTACCACAGTTCCCACGCTTAGTTGCCCAAGTTATGAATATGCCCCCATCGGAAACCCAACGCAAACTGCTCGAAAAAGTCTTCGCAGATATCAGTAAGCCAATGCAAGGTGTGATCTTTGATAAGTTGATCGACAGTGGCGTTTTACGAAAAGACGCCGACCCTCAACTTTGTCGCGTCTCTTACATCAGCTTGATGGTATTTCCTTTTATGGCACCACCAGCACTGCTCGCCATTCATGGCATTGAACTTTCTGAAGCCTTCTTGAACCGATTATTCGAACACAACATACAACTGATGAAACATGGATTTTTAGACTCGGGCGACCAATATGAAGATAAATAA
- a CDS encoding HAD family hydrolase, which produces MSKPLYVFDMDETLINGDCAMIWNEFMVERGIATDPLFIMEDQRLMALYSEGKMDMEDYLAFSMKPLENMPIEEVNALVEECVESHILPKQFPQAKTLIEQLSRDGIDMVIISASVTFLVEAVGRRLNIPTALGIDLIEKNNRYTAEIDGIPSYREGKVTRLKQWLENQPEPYSEIHFYTDSINDLPLCEYANYAYLVNPCPQLKEHANRPNWSVLSWG; this is translated from the coding sequence ATGTCCAAACCTTTGTATGTTTTTGATATGGATGAAACCCTAATAAACGGCGACTGCGCAATGATTTGGAACGAGTTTATGGTTGAGAGAGGCATCGCGACTGATCCTTTATTTATTATGGAAGATCAGCGTCTAATGGCCTTGTACTCTGAAGGCAAAATGGACATGGAAGATTACCTAGCGTTCTCCATGAAGCCACTAGAAAACATGCCGATTGAAGAAGTAAACGCCTTGGTTGAAGAATGTGTTGAAAGCCATATTTTGCCTAAACAGTTCCCTCAAGCCAAAACCCTGATTGAGCAACTGTCTCGTGATGGTATAGATATGGTTATCATCTCTGCCAGCGTCACTTTTTTGGTGGAAGCCGTTGGTCGCCGTCTTAATATTCCAACCGCACTCGGAATTGATTTAATCGAGAAAAACAACCGTTATACTGCTGAAATCGACGGTATCCCGAGTTATCGTGAAGGCAAAGTCACGCGATTAAAACAGTGGCTAGAAAATCAGCCTGAGCCTTATTCCGAAATCCATTTCTATACCGATTCAATCAACGATTTACCACTTTGTGAATACGCGAACTACGCTTATCTGGTAAATCCATGCCCACAACTAAAAGAACACGCCAACAGACCGAATTGGAGTGTGTTAAGTTGGGGGTGA